The following coding sequences lie in one Benincasa hispida cultivar B227 chromosome 6, ASM972705v1, whole genome shotgun sequence genomic window:
- the LOC120079550 gene encoding (R)-mandelonitrile lyase 1-like, translating to MKRSMATILLIILISIFQLGVFSSHTIPDQDTSYLKFVHEANELPETGEYDYIIIGGGTAGCPLAATLSSKYSVLLLERGSDPNKYPSVLNEQGLLNAFVAEDDGQNPFQHFISEDGVENIRGRVLGGGSMINAGFYSRGHREFFETAGVDWDMELVEKAYQWVEQTVVSRPSLSAWQSAFRGALLEAGVGPDNGFDLKHLVGTKTGGSIFDNKGNRHGAVELLNKAEPQNLKVGTQAIVERIIFTGLSASGVSYSDPKGKLHTAFIREKGEIILSAGAIGSPQLLLLSGVGPKYHLSSLKLPVVLHQPHVGEFMSDNPRFSPTIVLPFQLVASSAQVVGTLANNIHLQSFASPLPFFAPPSFSLLPPQSTSIIPSLAIFVGKFSDVLSEGSLRLNSSIDVKESPIVRFNYYSNHDDLARCVRGVRKVGDLLKTQTMEKIKNQDLEGNKGFQFLGLPLPENLWNDSAVEEYCQKTVTTYWHYHGGCLVGKVVDHNHKVIGIENLRVVDGSTFSVSPGTNPMATLMMLGRYVGLKVLQQRSS from the exons aTGAAACGTTCTATGGCTACCATTCTCCTAATCATCCTCATCTCTATATTTCAATTAGGGGTCTTCTCCTCCCACACTATCCCCGATCAAG ATACTAGTTACTTGAAGTTTGTACACGAAGCCAATGAGTTACCAGAAACAGGGGAATATGATTACATAATAATAGGAGGAGGAACAGCAGGATGCCCATTAGCTGCGACATTGTCATCAAAATATTCAGTTCTCCTTCTTGAACGAGGCAGTGACCCTAACAAATATCCCTCTGTGTTAAATGAACAAGGCCTATTGAATGCTTTTGTTGCGGAAGATGATGGCCAAAATCCCTTTCAACATTTCATCTCTGAGGATGGTGTAGAGAACATAAGAGGGCGTGTTCTTGGCGGTGGTAGCATGATCAATGCTGGCTTCTACTCGAGGGGTCATCGTGAGTTCTTTGAAACTGCAGGTGTTGATTGGGATATGGAATTGGTGGAGAAGGCTTATCAATGGGTTGAACAAACTGTGGTATCTAGGCCTAGTTTGAGTGCTTGGCAGTCTGCTTTTAGGGGTGCATTATTAGAAGCTGGGGTTGGCCCTGATAATGGATTTGATTTAAAGCATCTTGTTGGAACTAAAACTGGAGGATCCATCTTCGATAACAAAGGAAACAGACATGGAGCTGTAGAACTTCTCAACAAGGCTGAACCCCAAAACCTTAAAGTTGGAACTCAGGCCATAGTCGAAAGAATCATCTTCACTG GTTTATCAGCAAGTGGGGTTTCATATTCTGATCCAAAAGGAAAGTTGCATACAGCATTCATCCGTGAGAAAGGTGAGATAATTCTAAGCGCTGGAGCCATTGGAAGCCCTCAACTTCTCCTTCTAAGTGGGGTTGGCCCAAAATATCATCTTTCATCCTTAAAACTACCTGTCGTCCTCCACCAACCACATGTGGGCGAATTCATGTCCGACAATCCCCGTTTCAGTCCCACAATCGTTCTTCCATTCCAACTAGTTGCTTCATCTGCACAAGTGGTTGGAACATTAGCCAACAATATCCATTTACAGTCATTTGCTAGCCCTTTACCATTTTTTGCTCCACCGTCTTTTAGTCTTCTCCCTCCTCAATCCACTTCCATCATCCCCAGCTTAGCTATTTTTGTTGGAAAATTCTCTGATGTCCTTTCTGAGGGATCACTCCGATTGAATTCCTCCATTGATGTGAAGGAGAGTCCCATTGTTCgatttaattattattcaaatCATGATGATCTTGCTCGATGTGTCAGAGGAGTaagaaaagtgggagatttgcTTAAAACTCAAACTATGGAAAAGATTAAGAACCAAGATTTGGAGGGTAATAAAGGATTTCAGTTTTTAGGGCTTCCCTTGCCGGAAAATTTGTGGAATGATAGCGCCGTTGAAGAATATTGTCAGAAGACGGTGACGACTTATTGGCATTATCATGGAGGATGTTTGGTTGGAAAAGTGGTCGACCATAACCACAAAGTCATCGGAATTGAAAATTTACGTGTAGTTGATGGCTCCACTTTCTCTGTCTCACCGGGAACTAATCCTATGGCCACCCTCATGATGCTCGGCCG GTATGTTGGCCTAAAAGTACTGCAACAAAGATCAAGTTAA
- the LOC120079224 gene encoding uncharacterized mitochondrial protein AtMg00810-like, with amino-acid sequence MTPPPGFEAHWDSGNDSIEIDKLKQKMAEEFGIKDLGNLRYFLGMEVARSKEGISVSKRKYTLDLLREIGMTRCKPTDTPVEVNNNLVESVDDIPVNKKRYQRLLGKLIYLSHTRLDISYAISLVSQFIQSPYVRHMEAVTQILRYLKSTPRKGLVFRKNDRRCIEAYTDSDWAGSVTDRKSTSRYCTFVWGNLVTWRSKKQGVVARSSAEAEYGAMNLGICEEIWLKKVLVDLHQESHHPMRLYYDNKATINIANNPIQHDRTKHVEIDRHFIKEKLDNGSICIPYVPSSQHIADVLTKGLPR; translated from the exons ATGACTCCTCCTCCAGGTTTTGAAGCGCATTGGGATTCAG GGAATGATTCTATAGAAATTGACAAGTTGAAACAGAAGATGGCAGAAGAGTTTGGGATTAAAGATCTCGGTAATTTGAGATATTTCTTAGGCATGGAGGTAGCGAGATCAAAGGAAGGGATCTCAGTATCTAAGAGGAAATATACACTAGACCTGTTACGAGAGATTGGGATGACTAGATGTAAACCTACAGATACACCTGTAGAGGTTAACAACAATCTGGTAGAATCAGTAGACGACATTCCAGTGAACAAGAAAAGATATCAACGACTTCTAGGGAAACTGATATATCTCTCACACACTAGACTTGATATTTCATATGCAATCAGTTTAGTGAGCCAGTTTATCCAGTCCCCATATGTGAGACACATGGAGGCTGTTACTCAAATTCTGAGATATCTAAAGTCGACACCTAGAAAGGGCTTGGTGTTCAGGAAAAATGATAGAAGATGCATCGAAGCATACACAGACTCAGACTGGGCCGGTTCTGTTACTGATAGGAAGTCAACTTCGAGATATTGTACCTTTGTATGGGGAAATTTAGTCACATGGAGGAGTAAGAAACAGGGTGTCGTGGCTAGAAGCAGTGCCGAAGCTGAATACGGGGCTATGAACTTGGGCATTTGTGAggaaatttggttgaagaaggtATTAGTAGATCTTCATCAAGAGAGTCATCACCCAATGAGACTCTACTATGACAACAAGGCTACCATTAATATTGCCAATAACCCCATTCAGCATGATAGAACCAAACATGTTGAGATAGACCGACATTTCATCAAAGAGAAACTAGACAACGGTAGCATTTGTATCCCCTATGTCCCATCCAGTCAACATATTGCGGATGTCCTGACCAAGGGGTTACCTAGATAG
- the LOC120080549 gene encoding (R)-mandelonitrile lyase 1-like, with protein MEHRRPMAAFLLFFLVSMLLHFQLGVSLSSNTNPNEDVRYMKFVHDASELPKKEEYDYIIIGGGTAGCPLAATLSSNFSVLLLERGSEPTKYPTVLSEQTFTNVFTIEDDGKNPFQRFVSEDGVENLRGRVLGGTSMLNGGFYSRGHREFFETAGVNWDMKLVEKAYEWVEESVVFQASLNNGWQYAFRKGLLEAGVGPDNGFDLRHSVGTKIGGSIFDKEGNRHGAVELLNKAEPNNLKVAIQATVQKILFSGLSASGVSYSDSKGKLHRAFVRKKGEIILSAGAIGSPQLLLLSGVGPKSHLSSLKVPVVLNQHHVGQFMSDNPRYTVNILLPFPLVTTAVKVVGTLENNIHLQSITSYLPFSVPLSFSLIPHGFDSVNLSLATIAGKFSEVLSDGYLHLTSTDVKKSPTVRFNYYSHPDDLAKCVRGVRKIGDFLKTQTIENIKIQDFEGRKGFEFLGPRLPQNLSDVSSVEEYCKKTVTTYWHYHGGCLVGKVVDGNYRVIGIKNLRVVDGSTFSESPGTNPMATLLMLGRYVGLNILRERSS; from the exons atggAGCACCGTCGTCCTATGGCTGCCTTTCTGCTATTCTTTCTTGTGTCTATGCTGCTTCACTTTCAATTGGGAGTCTCCCTCTCCTCAAACACAAACCCTAATGAAG ATGTTAGATACATGAAGTTTGTACATGATGCTAGTGAGTTACCTAAAAAAGAAGAATATGACTATATCATAATTGGAGGAGGAACAGCAGGGTGTCCGTTAGCTGCAACCTTATCATCAAATTTCTCAGTTCTCCTTCTTGAAAGAGGCAGTGAACCCACGAAATATCCTACTGTATTGAGTGAACAAACTTTCACGAACGTCTTCACTATTGAAGATGATGGCAAAAATCCTTTCCAACGATTTGTCTCTGAGGATGGCGTGGAGAATTTAAGAGGACGAGTCCTTGGTGGTACTAGTATGCTCAATGGTGGCTTCTATTCAAGGGGACATCGAGAGTTTTTTGAAACTGCAGGGGTTAACTGGGACATGAAATTGGTGGAAAAGGCTTATGAATGGGTTGAAGAGAGTGTGGTGTTTCAAGCAAGTTTGAATAATGGTTGGCAGTATGCTTTTAGAAAGGGATTGTTGGAGGCTGGAGTTGGCCCTGATAATGGATTTGATTTGAGGCATTCTGTGGGGACTAAAATTGGAGGCTCCATCTTCGATAAGGAAGGAAACAGACATGGAGCTGTGGAGCTTCTAAATAAGGCTGAACCCAACAATCTTAAAGTTGCAATCCAAGCCACAGTACAGAAAATCCTCTTTTCTG GTTTATCTGCCAGTGGGGTTTCTTATTCAGATTCAAAAGGAAAGTTACATAGAGCATTCGTTCGCAAGAAAGGTGAGATAATTCTAAGCGCTGGAGCCATTGGAAGCCCTCAACTTCTCCTTCTAAGTGGGGTTGGCCCAAAATCTCATCTTTCATCCTTGAAAGTACCTGTTGTACTTAACCAACACCATGTCGGACAATTCATGTCGGACAATCCTCGTTACACAGTCAATATTCTGCTTCCATTTCCATTAGTTACCACAGCTGTAAAAGTGGTTGGAACTTTAGAAAACAATATCCATCTACAATCAATCACAAGTTATTTACCATTTTCAGTGCCGCTGTCATTTAGCCTTATTCCTCATGGATTTGATTCCGTCAATTTAAGCCTAGCCACCATCGCTGGAAAATTCTCTGAGGTTCTTTCTGATGGTTACTTACATTTGACTTCTACTGATGTAAAGAAAAGTCCCACTGTTAGATTCAATTACTATTCTCACCCTGATGATCTTGCTAAATGTGTTAGAGGAGTAAGAAAAATTGGAGATTTTCTTAAAACCCaaacaattgaaaatattaaGATCCAAGATTTTGAGGGTAGAAAAGGATTCGAGTTTTTGGGACCTCGGTTGCCCCAAAATTTGTCGGATGTTAGTTCGGTTGAAGAGTATTGTAAGAAAACAGTGACAACTTATTGGCATTATCATGGAGGATGTTTGGTCGGAAAAGTTGTCGACGGAAATTACAGAGTCATCGGAATTAAAAATTTGCGTGTAGTTGACGGCTCCACCTTCTCCGAGTCACCTGGAACCAATCCTATGGCCACTCTCTTGATGCTTGGCCG ATATGTTGGGCTTAATATACTGCGAGAAAGATCaagttaa